One segment of Thermoanaerobacter kivui DNA contains the following:
- a CDS encoding methyltransferase encodes MDIAGLTDFKPPVSGEVLAEMARCYQKSLLLEQAFRLGIFENLAAGRSVAQLAEQMGARPERLALVLDALVSVGLLEKNGDTYTNTVMTNTFLCLHSKFYQGDLLRLQLAPERRRQWERIGDWLKGETIRQPGSTGEVFNPSFIRAMAQATLSHKGFEATLELVAKHPGFGKAKKLLDLGGGHGLYAIALKRLRPELEATIFDLPHAEEVTQEYARQYGAMVAFYAGDFYVDELPKDQDLILAFDVFYGPPAKTKEVLGRVYRSLRPGGYLFTKHWFLDDTRTQPERAALFALMLALSNPTAHVCTCREMAEMLTEVGLAVEKLIPIGDAASTMIIAWKGEGING; translated from the coding sequence ATGGACATTGCTGGCTTAACTGACTTTAAACCACCTGTCTCAGGAGAAGTACTGGCAGAGATGGCCAGATGCTACCAGAAATCTCTGCTCCTGGAACAGGCGTTTAGGTTAGGGATTTTTGAAAATCTTGCGGCCGGTCGAAGTGTTGCGCAATTGGCCGAGCAAATGGGGGCCCGTCCGGAGCGGTTAGCTCTCGTACTGGATGCGTTAGTGTCTGTTGGGCTTTTGGAGAAAAACGGCGACACTTACACTAACACCGTTATGACCAATACCTTTTTGTGTTTACACAGCAAGTTTTACCAGGGCGATCTCCTTAGACTGCAGCTTGCGCCGGAGCGGCGCCGGCAATGGGAACGAATTGGGGATTGGCTGAAGGGAGAGACAATAAGGCAACCTGGCAGTACTGGCGAAGTGTTTAATCCTTCCTTTATCCGGGCCATGGCCCAGGCCACGTTGAGCCACAAGGGTTTTGAGGCTACGTTGGAGCTGGTGGCCAAGCATCCCGGTTTTGGGAAGGCAAAAAAGTTGCTTGATCTTGGCGGCGGCCATGGGCTTTATGCTATTGCCTTAAAAAGGCTGCGACCAGAGCTGGAAGCTACAATCTTCGATCTCCCGCACGCGGAAGAGGTAACGCAAGAGTATGCCCGGCAGTACGGGGCGATGGTAGCTTTTTATGCCGGGGACTTTTACGTGGACGAGCTGCCTAAAGATCAGGACCTCATTTTAGCCTTTGACGTTTTCTACGGCCCCCCTGCGAAGACGAAAGAAGTGCTCGGCAGGGTTTATCGTTCGCTCAGACCCGGCGGCTACCTCTTCACCAAACACTGGTTCCTAGATGATACCCGCACCCAACCGGAGCGAGCCGCGCTTTTTGCCCTGATGCTGGCCCTTAGCAATCCAACTGCGCACGTCTGTACCTGCCGGGAAATGGCGGAAATGCTGACAGAGGTGGGATTGGCCGTTGAAAAGCTGATTCCTATTGGCGATGCGGCATCTACTATGATTATCGCATGGAAGGGGGAAGGGATAAATGGTTAA
- a CDS encoding ABC transporter substrate-binding protein: protein MVKKSYLGRIWCFLSLGLLLILMSLALLGCGGAKKEQPKAGDNGTTVKVGIRKDIASLDPAVFGQGGPDPQRYLIYEPLLYMDESFNLKGRLAESWTAEDQGRVWTVKLKEGVRFSDGTPFNAAAVKFSLEYLLKAKRLFWPLERIETPDDYTVKLVFKRPYAVLPYDLTTAEIFSPTSFDPEGKFKAPVGTGPFVFKEWKKDQELIFARNENYWGPKPKVNTVIFKVIPDHQTRAMALQSGEIDIADYLPVAAIREMERTGKFSIYKKPSPCMNWIAFNTYREPFDDVRVRQAVCYAVDVERIVSSVVGREVATPALKGPLSSPAHDYIRKPDLKWYSYDPTRARELLLQAGWKDVDGDGILEKNGKKFQVTLIASTLYEEGRAIAEAVQADLKKVGIAVEVRVLESAARFEALKQRNYDLVELGGICATNDPTPWFSYYFGTQRPEYCVLKNQVVQELVSRLYAAVEPEVRREIFFKLQELLKEQAPGIFLYNQDAVTVAREAVKDFAMEGGMPGSYSYLRVISITN, encoded by the coding sequence ATGGTTAAAAAAAGTTACCTTGGTCGGATTTGGTGTTTTCTTTCGCTTGGTTTGTTGCTCATTTTAATGAGCCTTGCCCTTTTGGGCTGCGGTGGGGCTAAAAAAGAGCAGCCCAAGGCTGGTGACAATGGTACTACAGTGAAGGTGGGTATCCGCAAGGACATTGCTTCTCTCGATCCGGCTGTCTTTGGGCAGGGTGGTCCCGATCCGCAGCGTTACTTAATCTATGAGCCGCTCCTGTATATGGATGAAAGCTTTAATCTTAAAGGCCGGCTGGCGGAGAGCTGGACCGCCGAAGATCAGGGAAGAGTCTGGACGGTGAAACTTAAAGAGGGTGTGCGCTTTTCCGACGGTACACCTTTCAACGCGGCGGCGGTAAAGTTTTCCCTGGAGTATCTTTTAAAGGCAAAGCGACTCTTTTGGCCGTTAGAAAGGATAGAAACGCCGGATGATTATACGGTTAAGCTGGTTTTCAAACGCCCTTATGCGGTGCTGCCCTATGATTTGACTACAGCAGAAATTTTTTCACCCACTTCCTTTGATCCCGAGGGGAAATTTAAGGCTCCGGTTGGAACAGGTCCCTTCGTTTTTAAGGAATGGAAAAAGGACCAGGAGCTGATTTTTGCCCGCAATGAGAACTACTGGGGGCCAAAGCCAAAGGTAAACACGGTGATTTTTAAAGTCATTCCCGATCACCAAACGAGGGCCATGGCCTTGCAGAGCGGGGAGATTGATATTGCTGATTATCTCCCCGTGGCGGCCATACGTGAAATGGAAAGGACAGGTAAGTTCTCCATTTACAAAAAACCAAGTCCCTGCATGAACTGGATTGCCTTCAATACCTACCGGGAACCCTTCGATGACGTGAGGGTGCGCCAGGCCGTTTGCTACGCGGTGGATGTAGAACGCATCGTAAGTTCGGTGGTTGGCAGGGAGGTAGCTACGCCTGCATTAAAGGGCCCCCTTTCCTCGCCGGCGCACGATTACATTAGAAAGCCGGACCTGAAGTGGTACAGCTACGATCCTACCAGAGCAAGGGAGTTACTTTTGCAGGCCGGGTGGAAGGATGTCGACGGGGATGGCATTTTAGAAAAGAACGGAAAGAAATTCCAAGTAACGCTTATTGCCTCCACGCTTTATGAAGAAGGCAGAGCCATTGCCGAGGCCGTACAGGCAGACTTGAAGAAAGTTGGTATTGCCGTGGAAGTGCGGGTGCTGGAGTCTGCGGCTCGTTTTGAGGCTTTAAAGCAGCGCAATTACGACCTCGTTGAACTGGGCGGGATCTGTGCCACCAACGATCCGACACCTTGGTTCAGCTATTATTTTGGCACCCAACGTCCGGAATACTGCGTGCTAAAAAACCAGGTTGTGCAAGAACTGGTTAGCAGGCTCTATGCTGCGGTTGAGCCCGAGGTGCGACGGGAAATCTTCTTTAAGCTCCAGGAGCTACTAAAAGAGCAGGCGCCGGGCATCTTCCTTTACAATCAGGATGCCGTTACGGTGGCCAGGGAAGCAGTTAAAGATTTTGCCATGGAAGGCGGCATGCCCGGAAGCTATTCCTACCTGCGGGTTATTTCAATAACCAACTAA
- the cobN gene encoding cobaltochelatase subunit CobN, protein MLKIAGFRVIYGPSTVGRVYQEALAELASGELAVDLRYSQPPAAGMPLPPPGWLEFAREEADAVFFSFPPEFKALGEFFGRLKEELQKPLVPVTVEVAGTGNVSPEAAQRAIHYHLFGGKENLKAFLLWLGELAGKLPAGTAPAPQELPWAGIYHPRAKGYFTRLDDYLAWYGERQPLVGLLFPRVFWVEENLAGYEAIIEEIERRGAGVIPVFSDGWFGQVKNDDVIRQFFFRDGKPAIEALVAYSAFFLKTRREVVALNREPADDVLVELNVPILKMIHAARQTEAQWREDPQGLNLPQVIISITLPEFDGLIEPLLVSAAENEGDFARGRPLLSEVRYLVDRLFRWIELRHKPNAAKKVAFVLLNSPCKSAEATVGTAFGLDSLESVARILRRMKEEGYQVDWVPENGRALAEAILGRKALPDFRWTTLDEVITKGGAAAMVPLEKYLQWFEELPPQAKAKVAAAWGDPREAGELSGVQKLSLGLYNGHVVIPGIVTGNVFIGVQPKRGCAGARCDGEVCKILHDPDVPPPHQWIAWHRWLEEEFGADVVVHVGTHGVLELLPGKTTALSESCFPRISLGKVPHLYIYNLVNPMEAVVAKRRSAAVIVDHLPPVLASMQLSGELAELEELLEDYQKAISLNEKGRAEVIRAQIAEKARAANLLSGEQDPDPAVLHEKLTVLRESQFRDGLHVLGEAPEGEALAELLNAILRLDQPDCSSLRRALAECLKLDYDALFKEPQAFHPAAGVSNGKLLEELDVLGKEILADLLDLPVDAVGEPLARAQEHISRFARRRGLTLNGGKDSLAKVLAKALRIIPLVRRTTDEVENLLRGFAGKFIPPGASGALARGKVEVLPTGRNMYSIDPWRIPTAAAWEVGKRLAEELIARSKSEDGSYPETIGFTLRAMDPFRADGELIAQILYTLSVEPVWVAGRVVNVRPIPLEKLGRPRIDCTVNLSSILRDGMPRAFELVDQAVKMVAELEEPPEQNFVRKHVLEREAELLAEHGKEEARRLATLRVFSSAPGTYGTGVELAVAASAWKEERDLAEVYFHWTSYAYGEGVYARKAPAELVDRCRRVTVTFEKFDSDEIDLLDCCHIYGVHGGFTVAAKVASGQEPKTYFGDTHDPERPVIRTLREELSRIAHTRLLNPAWIEGKKRHGYKGAGDISSRVNHMYGWQATTRQVENWVFDGIAEKFVLDEENRKFFHENNPWALEEIARRLLEAESRGLWQADPELLARLKEIYLEIEGWVEERMGEVKGEFQGGAVDVRALGEMEGWQKKLAVVRRELERRKAQ, encoded by the coding sequence GTGCTCAAAATTGCTGGTTTTCGCGTGATTTACGGCCCGAGTACGGTAGGGCGGGTTTACCAGGAGGCTCTGGCCGAGCTTGCAAGCGGGGAATTGGCGGTGGACCTCAGGTACAGCCAGCCGCCGGCAGCGGGTATGCCTCTGCCGCCCCCGGGCTGGCTTGAGTTTGCGCGGGAGGAGGCGGACGCGGTCTTTTTCAGCTTTCCGCCGGAGTTTAAAGCGTTAGGAGAGTTTTTCGGCAGGCTAAAAGAGGAACTGCAAAAACCGCTGGTGCCGGTGACCGTCGAGGTGGCGGGGACGGGCAACGTGTCCCCGGAAGCGGCCCAGCGCGCTATCCATTACCACCTTTTCGGCGGCAAGGAGAACCTGAAAGCCTTCCTCTTGTGGCTGGGCGAGCTGGCCGGGAAGTTGCCGGCCGGGACGGCGCCCGCTCCGCAGGAACTTCCCTGGGCGGGGATTTATCACCCGCGGGCAAAAGGATATTTTACCCGCCTGGATGATTACCTGGCCTGGTACGGGGAACGACAGCCGCTGGTGGGCCTGCTTTTCCCCCGCGTTTTCTGGGTGGAGGAAAACCTGGCGGGGTACGAGGCTATTATCGAAGAAATTGAGCGGCGCGGCGCCGGAGTAATCCCCGTCTTTAGCGACGGCTGGTTTGGCCAGGTAAAGAACGATGACGTAATCCGGCAGTTTTTCTTCCGGGATGGAAAGCCGGCCATCGAAGCACTAGTGGCCTACAGCGCCTTTTTCTTGAAGACGCGGCGGGAGGTAGTCGCCCTAAACCGGGAGCCGGCTGATGATGTGCTCGTAGAACTCAACGTGCCCATCTTAAAGATGATCCACGCTGCGCGGCAGACGGAAGCCCAGTGGCGGGAAGACCCGCAGGGTCTAAATCTGCCGCAGGTGATCATCAGCATCACCTTGCCGGAATTCGACGGGCTCATCGAGCCCCTTTTGGTCAGCGCGGCGGAGAACGAGGGGGATTTTGCTCGCGGCCGGCCCCTTCTTTCGGAAGTGCGCTACTTGGTTGACCGGCTCTTCCGTTGGATAGAGCTCCGGCATAAGCCCAATGCCGCAAAGAAAGTGGCCTTTGTCCTTTTAAATTCTCCCTGCAAGAGCGCGGAGGCTACGGTGGGGACGGCTTTCGGGCTTGACTCCCTGGAGAGCGTGGCCCGCATTTTAAGGCGCATGAAGGAAGAGGGCTACCAGGTGGACTGGGTGCCGGAAAACGGGCGAGCGCTGGCAGAAGCAATTTTGGGGCGAAAAGCGCTTCCCGACTTCCGCTGGACCACGCTTGACGAGGTAATAACAAAGGGCGGGGCGGCGGCCATGGTGCCCCTGGAAAAGTACCTTCAGTGGTTTGAAGAACTCCCGCCGCAGGCTAAGGCGAAGGTGGCAGCAGCCTGGGGAGACCCGAGGGAAGCCGGAGAACTTTCTGGCGTGCAAAAGCTCTCCCTGGGGCTTTATAACGGTCACGTGGTCATCCCCGGAATCGTTACCGGCAATGTGTTTATTGGTGTCCAGCCAAAGCGGGGTTGCGCCGGCGCCCGGTGTGATGGCGAAGTGTGCAAGATCCTCCACGACCCGGACGTACCGCCGCCCCACCAGTGGATAGCCTGGCACAGGTGGCTCGAGGAGGAGTTCGGCGCCGACGTGGTGGTGCACGTGGGGACCCACGGGGTGCTGGAGCTTCTGCCCGGCAAGACTACAGCTCTATCTGAATCCTGTTTCCCCCGCATTTCTCTAGGCAAGGTACCGCACCTTTACATTTACAACCTGGTCAACCCCATGGAGGCGGTAGTGGCCAAGCGGCGCTCGGCTGCGGTCATCGTGGACCACCTCCCGCCGGTTCTGGCCAGCATGCAGTTAAGTGGGGAACTCGCAGAGCTAGAGGAACTTCTAGAGGACTACCAGAAGGCGATAAGCCTTAATGAGAAAGGGCGTGCCGAGGTAATCCGGGCGCAGATTGCCGAAAAAGCGCGGGCCGCCAACCTTTTGAGTGGGGAACAAGACCCCGACCCGGCGGTTTTGCACGAAAAGCTCACCGTATTGCGGGAGAGCCAGTTCCGCGACGGCCTGCATGTACTTGGCGAGGCGCCGGAGGGTGAGGCGCTAGCGGAACTTCTAAATGCAATCCTGCGGCTCGATCAGCCCGACTGTTCCTCTTTGCGGCGTGCTCTGGCAGAGTGCTTAAAGCTTGATTACGATGCCCTGTTTAAGGAACCGCAGGCATTTCACCCTGCAGCCGGGGTGAGCAACGGCAAGCTTCTTGAGGAGCTGGATGTGCTGGGGAAGGAGATCCTGGCTGACCTCCTGGACTTGCCGGTGGATGCGGTGGGCGAGCCTCTGGCCAGGGCGCAGGAGCACATTTCCCGCTTTGCCCGGCGCCGGGGCCTTACCCTTAATGGCGGTAAAGACTCGCTGGCCAAAGTGCTGGCCAAAGCCCTGCGCATCATACCCCTGGTGAGGCGCACGACTGATGAGGTAGAAAACCTCCTGCGGGGTTTTGCCGGCAAGTTCATCCCTCCCGGCGCTTCGGGGGCGCTGGCCCGAGGCAAGGTAGAAGTTCTGCCCACAGGGCGCAACATGTACTCCATCGACCCCTGGCGCATTCCCACCGCTGCTGCCTGGGAGGTGGGTAAGCGGTTAGCGGAGGAACTCATTGCTCGCTCGAAAAGCGAGGACGGTTCTTACCCGGAAACCATCGGCTTTACCTTGCGGGCGATGGATCCCTTCCGGGCTGATGGCGAGCTCATTGCCCAGATCCTCTACACCCTTAGTGTGGAGCCGGTCTGGGTGGCCGGGCGGGTGGTAAACGTTAGGCCCATCCCGTTGGAAAAGCTTGGCCGGCCACGCATTGACTGTACAGTGAACCTCTCTTCCATTCTACGGGACGGGATGCCGCGGGCCTTTGAACTCGTTGACCAGGCGGTGAAGATGGTGGCGGAGCTGGAGGAGCCGCCGGAACAAAATTTTGTGCGCAAGCACGTGCTGGAAAGGGAGGCCGAGCTCCTGGCAGAGCACGGGAAGGAAGAAGCCCGAAGGCTGGCCACCTTACGCGTGTTTTCCTCCGCTCCGGGGACCTACGGCACGGGTGTGGAGCTGGCGGTGGCGGCATCTGCCTGGAAAGAAGAGCGGGACCTGGCGGAGGTTTATTTCCACTGGACGAGTTACGCCTACGGCGAGGGAGTTTACGCCCGTAAAGCACCTGCCGAGCTGGTGGACAGGTGCCGCCGGGTAACTGTGACCTTCGAAAAATTTGACTCGGACGAAATCGACCTTTTGGATTGCTGCCACATCTACGGGGTGCACGGCGGCTTTACTGTGGCGGCCAAAGTCGCCTCCGGCCAAGAGCCAAAAACCTACTTCGGCGACACGCACGACCCCGAGCGCCCGGTAATCCGCACCCTGCGCGAGGAACTGTCCCGCATTGCCCACACCCGGCTATTAAACCCGGCCTGGATCGAGGGCAAGAAGCGTCACGGTTACAAGGGGGCCGGGGACATTTCCAGCCGGGTCAACCACATGTACGGCTGGCAGGCCACCACCCGCCAGGTGGAAAACTGGGTCTTCGACGGCATTGCCGAAAAGTTCGTCCTGGATGAGGAAAACCGGAAGTTCTTCCATGAGAACAATCCCTGGGCGCTGGAGGAGATCGCACGCAGGCTCCTTGAGGCGGAGAGCCGGGGACTCTGGCAGGCCGATCCCGAACTCCTGGCCCGGCTTAAGGAAATTTACTTGGAAATCGAAGGCTGGGTTGAAGAGCGCATGGGGGAGGTGAAAGGTGAGTTTCAGGGCGGGGCGGTGGATGTTCGCGCACTTGGGGAGATGGAGGGATGGCAGAAGAAATTAGCCGTTGTGCGGCGAGAATTGGAAAGGAGGAAAGCGCAGTGA
- a CDS encoding ABC transporter substrate-binding protein, translating into MAEEISRCAARIGKEESAVKKKRLWFKGLSYVVLALLLMGAITLAGCNQRNVPARGQAQELAIALGEKEVISLDPFDPHGSSSSWYIQPMLFETLVFDTLKSTEPMLAERWEVSSDGKKWTFYLRQGVKFHDGSFLTAEAVKFSIERSLANKVSGLGARKPPVPITRVEAADERTVVVHLDKPYGPFLSEIGSVRIVSPASYQGDKFIRPVGTGPWVVASFNPQEMVFTPFEDYWRGKPKLSKVAIKCIPDPQARVMALESGEVDVIGVDMQGVEPAAAKSLAASGKYQVISLHQAYLVALYFNPRAELLKDIRVRQAINYALNRGEMVAKLLEGYGVPAKGPVGFDTSIPWTNPRIEGYPYDPEKAKALLKDAGFEGDAPLKLAYEGYRAYHKTLAELIQAQLGAVGIKVELNSYESGAFTQMLQAGQYDLALIPPYGKREEDPYPYLGMFFFSQGRYKVMGSAEFDRLFMAQLFTADQKEREKLYWALQEEIMKNCPAAFLFHPDRITVLKKDIQGWESHYGFNSLTTLWKVSRGE; encoded by the coding sequence ATGGCAGAAGAAATTAGCCGTTGTGCGGCGAGAATTGGAAAGGAGGAAAGCGCAGTGAAGAAAAAACGCTTGTGGTTTAAGGGACTTTCTTATGTGGTCCTAGCATTGCTCCTTATGGGGGCGATAACGTTAGCAGGTTGTAACCAAAGGAATGTACCGGCACGAGGGCAGGCGCAGGAGCTTGCCATAGCGCTGGGCGAAAAAGAAGTGATCTCCCTTGACCCTTTCGACCCGCATGGTTCCTCCTCTTCCTGGTACATTCAGCCGATGCTTTTTGAAACCCTGGTGTTCGACACGTTGAAGAGCACGGAACCAATGCTGGCGGAAAGGTGGGAAGTGTCGTCGGACGGGAAAAAATGGACGTTTTACTTGCGGCAGGGGGTAAAGTTTCATGACGGCAGTTTTCTTACGGCAGAGGCAGTAAAATTTAGCATCGAAAGGTCTCTGGCCAATAAAGTTTCCGGCTTGGGAGCCCGAAAACCTCCGGTGCCCATAACCAGAGTGGAAGCAGCGGATGAAAGGACAGTTGTCGTTCATCTCGATAAGCCGTACGGGCCTTTCCTTTCCGAAATCGGCAGCGTGAGGATTGTCAGTCCTGCCTCCTACCAAGGAGATAAGTTTATAAGACCCGTGGGGACCGGTCCCTGGGTGGTTGCTTCTTTTAACCCTCAAGAAATGGTCTTTACGCCTTTTGAAGATTACTGGCGGGGGAAACCCAAGCTTAGCAAGGTTGCGATAAAGTGCATTCCCGATCCGCAGGCGCGGGTGATGGCCCTGGAGTCTGGCGAAGTGGATGTAATTGGGGTGGACATGCAGGGAGTGGAGCCGGCGGCAGCCAAGAGCCTTGCGGCTTCCGGGAAGTACCAGGTGATATCTCTCCACCAGGCTTATTTAGTAGCGCTGTATTTCAACCCGCGCGCCGAACTGCTAAAAGACATCCGGGTGAGGCAGGCCATAAACTATGCGCTGAACCGTGGGGAAATGGTGGCCAAACTGTTGGAGGGTTACGGCGTTCCCGCCAAAGGACCAGTAGGATTTGACACCTCTATTCCCTGGACCAACCCGCGTATAGAAGGGTATCCTTACGACCCGGAAAAGGCCAAAGCGCTTCTTAAAGATGCCGGGTTTGAAGGGGACGCGCCGCTTAAGCTTGCCTACGAAGGCTACCGTGCCTACCACAAGACTCTGGCCGAACTGATTCAGGCCCAGCTTGGCGCCGTGGGGATTAAGGTCGAGCTTAATTCATACGAGTCAGGGGCTTTCACTCAAATGCTCCAGGCCGGGCAGTACGATCTGGCGCTCATTCCGCCCTACGGCAAGCGGGAAGAGGATCCTTACCCCTATCTCGGGATGTTCTTCTTCTCCCAGGGACGATACAAGGTGATGGGAAGCGCTGAATTTGACCGGCTTTTTATGGCCCAGCTCTTCACTGCGGATCAGAAGGAGCGCGAGAAACTCTACTGGGCGCTGCAGGAGGAAATTATGAAAAACTGCCCGGCGGCCTTCCTGTTCCACCCCGACCGGATAACGGTGCTTAAGAAAGACATTCAGGGCTGGGAGTCGCATTACGGTTTTAACAGCCTGACCACGCTGTGGAAGGTGAGCCGGGGAGAGTAG